The Falco rusticolus isolate bFalRus1 chromosome 5, bFalRus1.pri, whole genome shotgun sequence genome has a segment encoding these proteins:
- the SSPN gene encoding sarcospan has translation MGKEEEKKAQHSTSLKNQSQIGKAPEGEKSTDLSKTQESAMKKKKQKKTKGDPKAGQEEESHTCCGCRFPLLFALLQLALGISVTVLGFLMAGISSSLLVRDTPYWAGIIVCVVSLVGFVMLCISYQPDEKTCVQFTVKLMYFLLSALGLVACVLAVAFAAHHYLQMTKFTCDTILESCQCKLDTADPLGRTFVYQDAADCGSLTGMLNLYLLLQMVLNLIAALVCLSACFVMWKHRYQVFYVGVRFYPLTTTNCQQQKV, from the exons atgggaaaggaggaggagaagaaagccCAGCACAGCACGTCCCTGAAAAACCAGAGCCAGATAGGGAAGGCACCCGAAGGGGAGAAAAGCACCGACTTGAGCAAGACGCAGGAGTCCGCgatgaagaagaagaagcagaagaagaCCAAGGGGGATCCCAAAGCTGGCCAGGAGGAGGAATCCCACACTTGTTGTGGCTGCCGTTTCCcgctgctgtttgctttgttgcAGCTGGCATTAGGCATCTCTGTAACAGTGCTGGGCTTCCTTATGGCAGGCATCAGTTCTTCTCTGCTAGTCAGAGACACTCCATATTGGGCTGGGATAATT GTCTGTGTTGTGTCCTTAGTGGGATTTGTTATGCTTTGTATTTCGTACCAACCTGACGAGAAGACGTGTGTGCAGTTCACAGTAAAG ctaaTGTATTTTCTCTTGAGTGCCCTGGGTTTGGTTGCCTGTGTTTTGGCCGTGGCTTTTGCTGCACACCATTATTTGCAGATGACCAAATTTACCTGTGATACCATACTTGAGTCCTGCCAGTGCAAACTGGACACTGCAGACCCCCTCGGCAGGACCTTTGTCTACCAGGATGCAGCTGACTGCGGCAGCCTCACCGGCATGCTCAACCTGTACTTACTTCTGCAGATGGTTCTCAATCTGATTGCAGCCCTGGTGTGTCTTTCAGCATGCTTCGTGATGTGGAAACACAGATACCAGGTCTTCTATGTGGGCGTTCGGTTCTACCCTTTAACTACTACCAACTGCCAGCAACAGAAAGTATAG